In Methanocella paludicola SANAE, the sequence TGCCCTGGATACTACCTTGACCTGAACTGGGGAAACTCGGCAAATTCTCTTAGACTCAGGGTCTATGGTGCGGATGGCCGTGCATGGGGACCATTCTATGACAACTCTGACGGCAGGTCCGACGGCAGGATACTGTTCTGGGTATCTTCACCATCGGGAACGCTGGCGCCCGGAACTTATTACCATGAAGTATTCGGCTATTGCGTAAGCGGAACAGAGGACTATACAATATAGGCAAAACAAATATAACATACGATGACGAAGATAGGCAATATGCGCTTACGATATAAACAGTATATTTTTATAATTCTCGTAAGCCTTATTGCCCTTTCTTTCGGGGCTGTTCCTTCATATGCTGCCGATGGTGCCATCGATTATGATGTTACCTTTACGGCGGTCGACCCGAACAGCATAGCGCCGGTCGATGATCATCCGGAGTCCACGTCCAGGTCGGACATCTTAGCAGCTTTCTGGGAATTACCCTTACACGTCCAGCTATCGTACCTGGTTATCACCGCGGTCGCCATCCTGGGCCTTTTTAAGCTATTAACGTTCGTCTCCGGGCGCCTCAAGCACGCGCTCGAGAACCCGAAGACCAAGGAAATATTCTTCCACATCCAGAACAACCCCGGCCTCACGATCCAGCAGCTCTCGGACGAGCAGAACATCAACCGGGGCACCCTCAAGTACCACCTGAGCCAGCTATTCACGAACAATAAGATAATGCTCGTGCGCAGGGGCAAGGTCTCCCAGCTCTACTACAACAAGCTCTCGCCCATGGATAAGGAGAGCATCATCGCCTCGTACATGAGAAGGAACGATAAAAGCAGGCCGATACTCTTCTCGATCATGGATAACCCGGGCATGACGAATAAGGACCTGTCGGAGAAGTTCGGGCTGGACAAGAGCACTATCACCGACTATATGAAAAAGTTCATGGACGACGATATCGTCGAGTTCCGCCAGGACGGCAAGTTCAAGCGGTGCTACGTGAAGCAGGATGCCCGCATGATCCTGTTGCGGCTGAAGCCCAATTAGCTTATTTTTCCAGCATCTTTTCGTATAGCAGCGGGTAGTCTTTAGCCTTCCATGCCGTTATGCCCCCAAGCACATTGTATACCTCTTTTATACCCGCCTTTTTGAGTATGCTGGAGGCCAGGCTGGCCCTGAGTCCTGTAGAGCATATGCATGCGACGGGCTTTCCTTTAGGGACCTCAGCAATGCGCTTTTCCAGTTCCCCGACATAGATGTGCGTCGCCTCCTTGATGCGGCCGTTTCTCCATTCGGCGTCGCTCCGGACATCGAGAACCGTTACTTTGCCCTCCGCAAGCATGCCGGCCAGCGCGTCGGGCACGAGCAGCCCCAGGAATTCCGTGTCCTGCCCCGCATTAAGCCATCGCTGGAAGCCGCCGCAGAGATAGCCTTTTACATTATCGAAGCCCAGCCTGTACAGGTATCGCGTTGCAGCGGCCGCGTCCTCTTCATTTTCTAAAAGCAGGTATATGGGGCTTTGATAGTTGACGACCCACCCGGGCCAGGTAGCCATGCCGTCCAGCCAGATGCTGTATGCGCCCGGCATATGGGCGGAAAAAGCAGGGGGCATGCGGGCATCGATCAATGTGCCGTTGCTAATGGCTTCCCTGAATTGGGGGACGTTCATGGGACGGCAGGGGTGAGGCCCGCCAGTCACTGGAAGGCCATTCAGGTTGAACGATTCCATCTGCTTGAAGTAAGGGGGTCGCTCGAGCGGCTCGGCCTTCTTCTTAGCGATGAACTTCTCTTTATCGAGCCGCAAGTCCGGGTTCGTGAGCCTCTCGCCGCCTATTGTCCCATCGTCGCGGTCGCTGAACCCGGTGCCGCAGACCGAGCCGGCGCCGTGGGCGGGGCAGAGTATCGTCTGGTCGCCCAGCGGGACTATCTTTTTATGTATGCTATCGTAAAGCAGGCCCGCCGCCTCTTCCGGCGTGCCCCATAGGTCCGTGCGGCCGGTCGTCCCGAAGAAGAGCGCGTCCCCTGTAAAAGCCATCAGCGGCACGTCGCCAGTATCATAAAGAACATAAGTAAGGCTTTCCGGCGTATGGCCCGGCGTCTCCAGTGCCCGGATGCGCAGATCGCCAACCCTTATCCTGTCGCCATCGCCGATGCCCTCGCCGAACTTGAAGGGAAGGCGCCTGCCATGGAGTATCCGGCAGTTGGTGCGAGCCTCCAGCTCACGGGAGCCGATCACGTAGTCTTCGTTACGGTGCGTCTCGAGAACGTACTTGATATCCATACAGCTCTGGCGGGCCATATCCAGGTAAGCGTCCACGTCCCTTCGGGGGTCAATAACTGCGGCCTCGCCTCCCGAGCCGATAAAATAGGAGAGATGGGCCAGGCCTTCTGACTTGATGCGCCGGAATATCATGAATACCAGATTAATATTTAACGGGACGGATATTTAAATCGAGCACATTGCGCTTCAGGTACTTCGAGGTCCGGACAAACCCGTAACAACCTATATATTTGGCCGATACGATACAGTAGAAACAGACATGAGCCAATCAGCCCTGAATATAGCTGCACTATCGTTTGGTTTTAACGGCAGCTACGGCTTTTGGCGGTTTAACTAAGGACAACGCGGCCGGCGCTTGATTTTTTCGAACCCCTGCGGCTTTGTCCCTGCATTTTTCGAAGATCATCAGCGTCGGCCCCGAAAGGAAGGACCGAACATGGATGGTAAGACTATTCGCATGAGCCGGATCCTGGAATCCGGAAGGGCTGTCATCGTGCCTATGGACCACGGTGTCAGCGAGGGGCCTATCGAGGGCTTGACCGATATGGGCCGTATGGTATCGTTAGTGGAAAAAGGCGGCGCCAGCGCCGTGTTGCTGCATAAGGGCGTCGTGAAGTCGCTGAGTACGGCGCCGAAGTGCGGCATTATCGTACACATGTCCGCCGGCACGAAACTCGGCATGGATAAGAACCGTAAAGTGATCGTATCTTCAGTGGAGCAGGCCGTCAGGCTGGGCGCGGATGCGATCTCAGTACACGTGAATATCGGGGGATGCGACACGGAGCCCGACATGCTCTGCGACCTTGGGGAGATAGCGGACGAGTGCGATGCAACGGGCATGCCGCTGCTGGCGATGACCTATGCCAGGGGCAAAAACGCCGCCGGGACGCCCGAAGAGATTGCCCACGTGGCCAGGGTCGGTGGGGAGCTCGGCGCCGACATCGTGAAGTGCCCGTACACAGGAGACATCAGGTCAATGCGCCTGGTAACGGACGGATGCCCTGCTCCCGTAGTGATCGCCGGCGGGCCCAAATGCGAGAACGACTACGAGGTGCTTAAGATGGTAGAGGACGCCATGGCCGCGGGCGCGATCGGCATCTCGCTGGGCAGGAACATATTCCAGCACGCCCGGCCCGACCTGATGACCGCGGCGCTCAGGGCCGTCATCATCGACGGCATATCGGCGAAGCAGGCATCTTCGATTCTCAGGGGCTATGTGAAGGAATCAGCGGTCGGGCATCTTACGGTGGCTATGCATTAGGCTATCTTCTTGCCCATACGAGCTTTAGGGAGATGGCGATGCCGACAACGGAAATAACAGTAACCGGGCCGTAAGCCATCCATGGCGGCAGGGCCTGCGTGTCCTGCCCGTCCTTCCTCAGTTCTACAGTCATGTCGTGATCCAAGTGTACATTCTCTTGTTTTCTATCGTACTGTATAAGGTAATCGCCTTTTTCAAGATCTGATGCCCGGTAGGTCCCATTGACCTCCGCGTTAATGCTCAGGTCGTTCCCGGTAATGCTTACATTCATCGGCCATTCCGACATCAGGAACAGGGTCGGCTTTTCTTTTACCGGTATGGGCGTCCCGTCGCTCATGCTCAGCGTATTCGGCTCGTCGAGGAGAGAAAGAAGCGTGGGCGCCAGGCATTCCTGGCCGTACGTTCCGCCGCCGTTCGTTGTGATGTTCGAGTAGAAGAACAGCGGCGCCAGCAGGCTCTCGTTCCGGGACGCCGCCATCGTATTAGCATGCGAGCCCCTGCTGGTGGAGTCAGGGAAGCTCATGCCATGGTCAGCCGTGATGAGCAATATGGTCCCGGATCGCCTGCACGTTTCGATGAGCGCCATAAGGTCCTGGTCCATACCCTCCAGTACGGCACTGTACCCATCATATCCCAGGTTTTGGCCAGCGCTGTCGAGCCCTCCGGCGTTCACGATAAGGACGTAATCTGCCCCCTGCTCGCTCTCATACATATAATCGACCGTGTCCCGGGCAAATCCGAGAGCCCACGAGTTATATCGAATGTATGGCTCATATGGGTCTTTACCGGCCTTTATCTTTGATAGCCCGGGATAGCCCTGCATCATCCTGCCGATATTTGACGACACGCCATGGCCATTCTTGATGAACTGGAAGTCAGGGCTATAAATGGAATGGTTCTTTTCCCGAACGGCAATATCCAGCTCGCCCAGCATCTCCCTGCTATCC encodes:
- a CDS encoding winged helix-turn-helix transcriptional regulator — its product is MRLRYKQYIFIILVSLIALSFGAVPSYAADGAIDYDVTFTAVDPNSIAPVDDHPESTSRSDILAAFWELPLHVQLSYLVITAVAILGLFKLLTFVSGRLKHALENPKTKEIFFHIQNNPGLTIQQLSDEQNINRGTLKYHLSQLFTNNKIMLVRRGKVSQLYYNKLSPMDKESIIASYMRRNDKSRPILFSIMDNPGMTNKDLSEKFGLDKSTITDYMKKFMDDDIVEFRQDGKFKRCYVKQDARMILLRLKPN
- a CDS encoding MBL fold metallo-hydrolase, with the protein product MIFRRIKSEGLAHLSYFIGSGGEAAVIDPRRDVDAYLDMARQSCMDIKYVLETHRNEDYVIGSRELEARTNCRILHGRRLPFKFGEGIGDGDRIRVGDLRIRALETPGHTPESLTYVLYDTGDVPLMAFTGDALFFGTTGRTDLWGTPEEAAGLLYDSIHKKIVPLGDQTILCPAHGAGSVCGTGFSDRDDGTIGGERLTNPDLRLDKEKFIAKKKAEPLERPPYFKQMESFNLNGLPVTGGPHPCRPMNVPQFREAISNGTLIDARMPPAFSAHMPGAYSIWLDGMATWPGWVVNYQSPIYLLLENEEDAAAATRYLYRLGFDNVKGYLCGGFQRWLNAGQDTEFLGLLVPDALAGMLAEGKVTVLDVRSDAEWRNGRIKEATHIYVGELEKRIAEVPKGKPVACICSTGLRASLASSILKKAGIKEVYNVLGGITAWKAKDYPLLYEKMLEK
- a CDS encoding 2-amino-3,7-dideoxy-D-threo-hept-6-ulosonate synthase, which gives rise to MDGKTIRMSRILESGRAVIVPMDHGVSEGPIEGLTDMGRMVSLVEKGGASAVLLHKGVVKSLSTAPKCGIIVHMSAGTKLGMDKNRKVIVSSVEQAVRLGADAISVHVNIGGCDTEPDMLCDLGEIADECDATGMPLLAMTYARGKNAAGTPEEIAHVARVGGELGADIVKCPYTGDIRSMRLVTDGCPAPVVIAGGPKCENDYEVLKMVEDAMAAGAIGISLGRNIFQHARPDLMTAALRAVIIDGISAKQASSILRGYVKESAVGHLTVAMH
- a CDS encoding arylsulfatase — encoded protein: MRYLLMLLLAAFIFLSPSACAQGTVIVIIDGLGSSYLQGQPATYASGMPIDAIDMRSFDAADAYYQLKVPVPATEYGHAVIVTGYSNISPEEITYYHATIFDALHDDGYLALGILENGDSREMLGELDIAVREKNHSIYSPDFQFIKNGHGVSSNIGRMMQGYPGLSKIKAGKDPYEPYIRYNSWALGFARDTVDYMYESEQGADYVLIVNAGGLDSAGQNLGYDGYSAVLEGMDQDLMALIETCRRSGTILLITADHGMSFPDSTSRGSHANTMAASRNESLLAPLFFYSNITTNGGGTYGQECLAPTLLSLLDEPNTLSMSDGTPIPVKEKPTLFLMSEWPMNVSITGNDLSINAEVNGTYRASDLEKGDYLIQYDRKQENVHLDHDMTVELRKDGQDTQALPPWMAYGPVTVISVVGIAISLKLVWARR